The Branchiostoma floridae strain S238N-H82 chromosome 10, Bfl_VNyyK, whole genome shotgun sequence genome has a segment encoding these proteins:
- the LOC118424440 gene encoding apolipoprotein D-like: protein MIPLVLTTIACITLAEAQIITWFGGPCPDVTTKENFQLLPYMGRWYEISKYPNSFQNGECGTAQYTLQDDNTVRVNNTQLKEGGVIDTVIGEVRDDPNSDVPAHLQVRFSSWQPWGKYWVLDTDYDSYTVVYSCSYYVINKVEFLWILGRERTVEEETKDKILQMLDNFKIDATKMVDTVQDEDKCDL, encoded by the exons ATGATTCCCCTCGTCCTAACAACCATAGCCTGTATAACTCTGGCTGAAGCACAGATTATCACATGGTTCGGCGGACCGTGTCCAGACGtcacaacaaaggaaaactTCCAACTACTACCG TACATGGGCCGTTGGTACGAAATCTCCAAATATCCCAACAGTTTTCAGAACGGGGAATGTGGCACTGCCCAGTACACACTACAGGACGACAATACCGTCAGGGTCAACAATACACAGTTAAA GGAGGGTGGCGTTATCGATACAGTTATTGGTGAGGTCCGAGACGACCCCAACTCCGACGTACCCGCTCATTTACAAGTCAGGTTCTCCTCAT GGCAACCCTGGGGTAAGTACTGGGTGTTGGACACAGACTACGACAGTTACACCGTAGTGTACTCCTGCTCCTACTACGTCATCAACAAGGTAGAGTTCCTGTGGATTCTCGGACGCGAACGCACAGTTGAAGAAGAGACCAAGGATAAAATCCTGCAAATGTTAGATAATTTTAAGATTGACGCTACGAAGATGGTTGATACGGTGCAAGACGAAGACAAATGTGATCTGTAA